One window of Desulfobacca acetoxidans DSM 11109 genomic DNA carries:
- a CDS encoding MerR family transcriptional regulator, whose amino-acid sequence MLQTEKRYYSLQIVATTLGVHPQAIRLYEREGLISSMRCGSERYYTISQIERLRVIVQLRQELGVNLAGIEVILHMRDRLQTLSQKADTSPEPGPDFKPPAKITIPIRHES is encoded by the coding sequence ATGCTTCAGACTGAAAAACGTTATTATTCACTCCAGATCGTCGCTACTACCTTAGGAGTGCATCCCCAGGCAATTCGCCTATATGAGCGGGAGGGGTTGATCTCATCGATGCGTTGTGGCAGCGAACGTTATTATACCATATCCCAGATTGAACGGTTGCGGGTGATTGTCCAACTACGCCAGGAACTGGGTGTTAATCTAGCCGGTATTGAGGTCATCTTACATATGCGGGACCGTCTCCAGACATTAAGTCAAAAGGCGGACACCTCTCCGGAGCCAGGCCCTGATTTCAAACCTCCTGCAAAGATAACGATTCCTATCCGCCACGAATCATGA
- a CDS encoding ComEC/Rec2 family competence protein has product MLWSRPLASLTLALTAGIASPALGLTLPKVWTSTLVAALILLLVICCWRRLSVSGTIGLALFWLLGQGFYQAALEPAHPPCHVRFLPQNVPLTIIGIMQSQPAKAIEGYRLELKASSWSAGGAWQPAEGKILVQGLTEAPALVPGARVAMRLRLRPVEELLNPGSSRRRVALARQGIFTSASLCNDLQPVRLASRASVSWSVSWREAAQAYCRGLLDKQPQPARAVYKALLLGDQSEISRPLWQALGRTGTSHVISVSGLHLGLISGFCFCLIFWLLRRSAWLLQHLNAIKWSVAFSIPPVLVYAWLAGWSAATQRSALMIVAFLILLLLDRHRDLYSILALAAFIILMTSPLQFYSLSFQLSFLSVWGLIYLSPKLLWPWQKLIVNREEPPTIIKKIILWSGRALSTSVAATLATLPIVVASFHQAPTYGIVINLLAIPLIGGVVLPLGFIALLTSFLPLPCAAGMLWLGRFFLETTLRAIEWASSWPGVVLPLPSPTPWQTAAYFLTLISLLGLKQQPWRWIGTSLGVLLLTGSLIWTSLSDLRKPHLEITALDTYREIAVAATLPGAVVLVINAGEPGFRDYPARFNAALLSYLHWRQIRTVDCLAALTVTKENAGTLLAVAKDFQVKQFWYGGGRPLIPDFWKLKNRLGDDRREVQNLSLRPMTLDIGGAQVQTSQLREDNQMRPNGPVLLRLAYQGHNILVAPPLTTQWRQQCPLSWLVGTDVWILPGSELHHDFWQDGLLLLRPKIVVATGPETATAGLASSGMPGVHTYVTRQGAVTLRIDSQGVRVEQWRPQ; this is encoded by the coding sequence GTGCTGTGGTCTCGCCCCCTGGCATCCTTAACTCTGGCCCTGACTGCGGGCATCGCCTCTCCGGCGCTTGGTCTAACCCTGCCCAAGGTCTGGACGTCCACTCTAGTTGCCGCCCTGATCCTGCTTCTGGTCATCTGCTGCTGGCGCCGCCTGTCGGTCAGTGGAACAATCGGCCTGGCCTTGTTCTGGCTCCTGGGACAGGGGTTTTATCAGGCCGCCTTGGAACCGGCCCACCCCCCCTGCCACGTCCGTTTCCTGCCACAGAACGTACCACTTACCATTATTGGCATAATGCAAAGTCAACCTGCCAAAGCCATTGAAGGTTATCGGTTAGAATTGAAGGCTTCTTCCTGGTCGGCTGGCGGCGCTTGGCAGCCTGCCGAAGGGAAAATTTTGGTACAGGGTCTGACCGAGGCACCGGCCTTGGTCCCCGGAGCTCGGGTGGCCATGCGCCTCAGGCTCCGACCGGTGGAGGAGCTGTTAAACCCCGGCTCCAGCCGCCGGCGGGTAGCCTTGGCCCGGCAGGGGATTTTTACCAGCGCCAGCCTCTGCAATGATCTGCAGCCGGTTCGACTGGCGAGCCGCGCTTCGGTTTCCTGGTCAGTTTCCTGGCGGGAAGCGGCGCAAGCATATTGCCGAGGATTGCTGGATAAGCAGCCACAACCCGCCAGGGCGGTATATAAAGCTCTGCTCTTGGGAGACCAGAGTGAAATCAGCCGGCCACTGTGGCAGGCCTTGGGCCGCACCGGCACCAGCCACGTTATCTCGGTTTCCGGACTGCACCTCGGGTTAATCAGCGGTTTCTGCTTCTGCCTGATTTTCTGGCTGCTGCGGCGCTCCGCCTGGCTCTTACAGCACCTCAATGCCATCAAGTGGTCGGTGGCATTCTCTATTCCGCCGGTGCTAGTCTATGCCTGGCTGGCCGGATGGTCGGCGGCCACCCAGCGATCCGCCTTAATGATCGTGGCTTTCTTAATTTTACTGTTGTTGGACCGCCACCGTGACCTTTATAGTATCCTGGCCCTGGCCGCCTTCATTATTTTAATGACCTCGCCGCTACAGTTCTATTCCCTCTCCTTTCAACTCTCTTTCCTCTCGGTCTGGGGTCTAATCTATCTCTCCCCCAAGTTGCTGTGGCCATGGCAGAAGTTGATTGTGAACCGAGAGGAGCCGCCAACTATCATCAAAAAAATCATCTTGTGGAGTGGACGGGCTTTGTCAACCTCGGTAGCGGCAACCCTTGCGACTCTGCCGATTGTTGTTGCCTCTTTCCATCAGGCGCCAACCTATGGTATCGTGATCAACCTCCTGGCGATTCCTCTGATCGGAGGAGTAGTCCTACCGCTCGGTTTTATTGCTCTCCTGACATCTTTTTTACCGCTTCCTTGCGCTGCGGGGATGCTGTGGTTGGGACGGTTCTTCCTGGAGACAACCCTAAGGGCGATTGAGTGGGCCTCCTCCTGGCCCGGAGTGGTACTGCCCCTGCCTTCGCCTACGCCTTGGCAGACCGCGGCCTATTTCCTGACGTTGATCAGTCTGTTGGGACTTAAGCAGCAGCCTTGGCGATGGATCGGGACCTCCCTGGGAGTCTTGCTACTGACCGGCTCCTTGATTTGGACCAGCCTGTCAGATCTCAGGAAGCCCCACCTGGAAATTACGGCGTTGGACACTTACCGGGAAATAGCGGTGGCGGCAACCCTGCCGGGCGCGGTAGTGCTGGTAATTAATGCCGGGGAACCGGGCTTTCGGGATTATCCGGCCCGCTTTAATGCAGCGCTGCTTTCTTATCTCCACTGGCGCCAGATCAGGACAGTGGATTGCCTGGCGGCTCTGACGGTGACCAAAGAGAACGCTGGCACCTTGTTAGCGGTAGCCAAGGACTTCCAGGTGAAACAATTCTGGTATGGGGGTGGCCGTCCCCTTATCCCGGATTTTTGGAAGCTGAAAAATAGATTGGGAGATGATCGGCGAGAGGTGCAAAACCTCTCTTTAAGACCTATGACTCTTGATATTGGTGGGGCTCAGGTTCAGACTAGTCAGCTTCGAGAGGACAACCAGATGCGACCGAATGGACCGGTATTGCTGCGTTTAGCATACCAGGGACACAACATCCTGGTGGCCCCGCCGCTGACCACTCAATGGCGGCAGCAATGCCCCTTGTCATGGTTGGTGGGAACGGATGTCTGGATTCTTCCCGGCTCTGAATTGCACCACGATTTTTGGCAAGACGGCCTGCTCCTCCTCCGTCCGAAGATCGTGGTGGCAACCGGACCGGAAACTGCGACTGCAGGTTTGGCGTCTTCTGGAATGCCCGGGGTACACACATATGTTACCCGCCAAGGGGCGGTTACTCTTAGGATCGACTCTCAGGGGGTGAGGGTCGAGCAGTGGCGCCCGCAATAG
- a CDS encoding FmdB family zinc ribbon protein, translating into MPTYEYRCEKCGKAFSLIMSIRERETAKIVCPYCGADDVTQLLSACITKTSRKS; encoded by the coding sequence ATGCCGACCTACGAGTATCGCTGTGAGAAATGCGGTAAAGCATTCTCCCTCATTATGAGCATCAGAGAACGGGAAACCGCCAAAATCGTCTGTCCTTACTGCGGTGCCGATGACGTCACCCAACTATTAAGCGCGTGCATTACCAAAACCTCCCGGAAAAGTTAG
- a CDS encoding TolC family protein, with translation MRRLFIFFILCCLITASASLSADGSSASGQPLTLGEAFQLAWKENANLKLSRLQELIAEQERVRARSGFLPKIKADAFQQKYDMQRKYTFQGSQPFYFLNRNYWESNIVAEQTLFDFSATPSRYKKAVLGKEAARLDTETTRDDIFFLVAQMYFQVLRTEKLKIIAEQEVVQLSNHLKIAKDLYEFGIVTHNDVLQAEVALADARQKLIIAKNAIINTQSSLNKLLGLPIHNPLVLKEETGITVPGVNLEDATQLALQNRSDLKAADRRVQQGEKGITEARSGHFPRFYAAAGQYYQQNKFSLHDTQWYAILGLNWNIFSGFDTKAQVAQAQERLNQLIVQKNDLGEQVKLEVQNAYLGLKETAERIAVTKGAVKQGEENLRLNEERYKEQVGTATEVIDAQTLLTQTRVNYNNAVYDHQVQKAQMLRALGRINELPPQPGNPTQEPK, from the coding sequence ATGAGACGCCTGTTTATCTTTTTTATATTGTGTTGTCTGATAACCGCATCTGCTTCCCTGAGCGCCGATGGCTCTTCAGCCAGCGGCCAACCCTTGACTTTAGGGGAGGCCTTTCAATTGGCCTGGAAGGAAAATGCCAACCTCAAGTTAAGCCGTCTGCAGGAGCTGATTGCCGAACAGGAGCGCGTCCGCGCCCGCTCCGGTTTTTTGCCAAAGATCAAAGCCGACGCCTTCCAACAGAAATATGACATGCAACGGAAATATACCTTTCAGGGCAGCCAACCTTTTTACTTTTTAAATCGGAATTATTGGGAAAGCAATATCGTGGCGGAACAGACGCTGTTTGATTTCAGCGCCACCCCATCGCGGTATAAAAAAGCGGTTTTGGGCAAGGAGGCCGCCCGCCTGGATACCGAGACCACCAGAGACGACATCTTCTTCCTGGTGGCGCAGATGTACTTTCAGGTCCTGCGCACCGAAAAATTAAAGATCATTGCCGAGCAAGAGGTCGTGCAGTTGAGTAATCACCTTAAGATTGCCAAGGACCTCTATGAATTCGGCATCGTGACCCATAACGATGTCTTGCAGGCTGAGGTAGCCCTGGCCGATGCCCGACAGAAACTGATTATTGCTAAGAATGCCATAATTAACACGCAATCATCGCTCAATAAGCTCCTCGGTCTGCCCATTCACAACCCTCTCGTCCTGAAAGAGGAGACAGGCATTACCGTTCCGGGAGTAAATCTGGAGGATGCCACCCAGTTGGCCCTGCAAAATCGCAGTGACCTGAAGGCCGCCGACCGCCGGGTGCAACAGGGGGAAAAGGGCATTACCGAAGCCCGGTCCGGACATTTTCCCCGGTTTTACGCCGCTGCCGGGCAGTATTACCAGCAGAATAAATTCTCTCTCCACGATACCCAATGGTATGCCATTCTGGGCTTGAACTGGAATATTTTCTCCGGTTTTGACACCAAGGCCCAGGTAGCTCAGGCCCAGGAGCGCCTGAATCAGTTAATTGTGCAAAAAAATGATCTTGGCGAGCAGGTAAAACTCGAAGTGCAAAACGCCTATCTGGGGCTCAAGGAGACTGCGGAACGTATTGCTGTCACCAAAGGAGCGGTCAAACAGGGTGAGGAAAATCTGCGTTTAAACGAGGAACGCTACAAAGAACAGGTTGGCACTGCCACCGAAGTCATTGATGCCCAGACTCTGCTTACCCAGACCCGAGTCAATTATAATAACGCCGTCTATGATCACCAGGTGCAAAAGGCCCAGATGCTTCGAGCCCTCGGCAGAATTAACGAACTGCCTCCCCAACCCGGCAATCCAACCCAGGAGCCGAAGTAG
- a CDS encoding glycosyltransferase family 2 protein, with protein MKLSIVIPVYNEKATLAEIVRRVQATPYEKELIIVDDASTDGSRDILQQLAVEADNIRAFYHDRNQGKGAALRTGFSKVSGDIVIIQDADLEYNPIDYPELLAPIEKGLADVVFGSRLIGAAPHRVLFFWHYVGNKVVTTISNMMTNLNLTDMETCYKVFKAEIINDIKIRSERFGVEPELTAKIARKRCRVYEVPISYDGRDYSEGKKITWRDGIAALYYIIRFRFWD; from the coding sequence ATGAAATTAAGCATCGTTATTCCGGTCTATAATGAAAAAGCAACATTGGCAGAGATCGTCCGCCGGGTTCAGGCTACCCCCTATGAGAAGGAACTGATTATCGTGGACGATGCCTCCACCGACGGGTCGCGCGACATCTTACAGCAACTGGCTGTGGAGGCCGATAACATCCGGGCCTTTTACCATGACCGCAACCAGGGCAAGGGGGCGGCTCTGCGCACCGGTTTCAGTAAGGTTTCGGGAGATATTGTCATCATTCAGGATGCAGATCTAGAATATAACCCGATCGATTACCCGGAACTTCTGGCACCGATAGAAAAGGGACTGGCGGATGTGGTCTTCGGCAGTCGCCTGATCGGCGCTGCCCCCCACCGGGTCCTGTTCTTCTGGCATTATGTGGGCAACAAGGTAGTAACGACTATATCCAACATGATGACCAACCTCAATCTAACCGATATGGAAACCTGCTACAAGGTCTTTAAAGCTGAAATTATCAATGATATCAAGATAAGATCGGAAAGATTCGGGGTGGAGCCCGAGTTGACGGCCAAGATTGCCCGCAAACGCTGCCGGGTCTACGAAGTGCCCATCTCCTACGACGGCCGGGATTACAGCGAAGGTAAAAAGATCACCTGGCGAGATGGGATTGCGGCCCTATATTATATCATCCGTTTCCGATTCTGGGATTGA
- a CDS encoding cation diffusion facilitator family transporter: MSRFAQSPQRVRLIAISASFLIGSLLMLTKFFAYWLTQSAAILSDALESIINVAASAFALVAVVLAAKPPDPTHPYGHGKIEYLSVGFEGALIFLAAIGIFFKAADQLLTPDVLPNLGSGLWLTVAATLINLSLGVVLVYVGKRTQSITLMADGKHVLTDVYTSGGVILGLFLVWFTGRLWIDGATAGLVGINVIFTGWKLVRHAFAGLMDASDAELLDEITKLLRQHRKSVWIDIHQLRARRAGTRIYADLHLILPRDFSLQESYQEVKEMEKIFAAHYQGQAEIHVHVDPCDDSECPVCGYDPCTMRQARTVQQRLWRRDVVTDRREENSPETP; this comes from the coding sequence ATGTCACGGTTTGCTCAATCCCCCCAGAGAGTTCGCCTCATAGCCATCAGCGCTTCCTTTCTGATTGGGTCGCTGCTGATGCTCACCAAGTTTTTTGCCTATTGGCTGACGCAATCGGCGGCAATTCTCTCTGACGCCCTCGAGTCTATCATCAACGTTGCGGCCAGCGCCTTTGCCCTGGTGGCTGTAGTCCTGGCAGCCAAACCGCCTGATCCGACTCACCCTTACGGACATGGCAAGATTGAATATCTCTCGGTAGGATTCGAAGGGGCGCTGATTTTCCTGGCGGCCATCGGCATCTTCTTTAAAGCCGCCGATCAGCTTTTGACTCCGGATGTCCTGCCAAACCTCGGGTCCGGCTTGTGGCTGACGGTAGCGGCCACCCTGATTAACCTGAGTTTGGGAGTGGTTTTAGTTTATGTCGGTAAACGGACTCAATCCATAACCCTGATGGCCGATGGCAAGCATGTCCTGACCGATGTTTATACCTCCGGAGGAGTAATCCTGGGGCTTTTTTTGGTTTGGTTTACCGGTCGTCTCTGGATCGACGGCGCTACCGCCGGCTTGGTCGGTATCAACGTCATCTTCACCGGCTGGAAATTGGTACGCCATGCCTTCGCTGGGCTCATGGATGCGTCCGACGCCGAACTCCTGGATGAAATCACTAAGCTGCTGAGACAACACCGCAAGAGCGTCTGGATCGATATCCATCAACTGCGGGCCCGGCGTGCCGGGACGCGGATTTACGCCGATCTTCATCTTATTTTACCGAGGGATTTTAGTTTACAGGAGAGCTACCAGGAAGTAAAAGAGATGGAGAAGATCTTTGCCGCACATTATCAGGGCCAGGCAGAAATCCATGTTCACGTCGATCCGTGCGATGACAGCGAGTGTCCAGTTTGCGGCTACGATCCTTGTACCATGAGGCAGGCCCGTACAGTCCAGCAACGGCTCTGGCGCCGCGACGTGGTAACTGATCGGAGAGAAGAAAATTCACCGGAGACACCATAA
- a CDS encoding AF1514 family protein → MTECLPLNREMLPEPVDVIILGSDLDRDQAIAVAEAKARELASEVMLLAWFDRKTGNFSPRLTCCFDDKPSWLAYALSRGADLFIDINQEEYVFAYKKL, encoded by the coding sequence ATGACAGAATGCCTGCCACTGAACCGGGAGATGCTACCCGAACCGGTTGACGTCATCATTTTAGGCTCAGATCTGGATCGGGATCAGGCGATCGCAGTTGCCGAGGCCAAGGCCCGGGAACTGGCCTCGGAGGTAATGCTGCTGGCCTGGTTCGATAGAAAAACCGGAAATTTCTCCCCCCGGCTGACGTGTTGTTTCGACGACAAACCTTCCTGGTTGGCATATGCCCTGTCGCGAGGGGCAGACCTGTTCATTGATATTAACCAAGAGGAATACGTCTTCGCCTATAAGAAATTGTAA
- a CDS encoding choice-of-anchor L family PEP-CTERM protein has translation MRLKCTIATLVGFFLIIFGFVGGAQALVVNPTGDAETLASNLIGAGITLVPGSATYTGAANASGLFSGGAASGLDFDKGVLLTSGDAVGAVGPNNATNYSGDNGLPGYGPLSDLSGYTTYDATILSFKFETVSGDLYFRYVFASEEYNEWVGSQYNDVFAFFVDGVNVALVPGTNDPVTINTINNGANSGYYIDNESGTYNIQYDGFTTNLVAKALGLGTGQHEIVLAIADASDSDLDSGVFIQGSGFSPEPPQPIPAPATLLLLGTGLCLMGLRRRLH, from the coding sequence ATGCGCTTAAAATGTACCATAGCAACACTGGTGGGATTTTTCTTAATAATTTTCGGCTTCGTCGGCGGCGCCCAGGCCTTGGTGGTCAATCCAACCGGTGACGCCGAGACATTGGCGTCCAATCTCATCGGGGCGGGCATAACCCTGGTGCCGGGCAGCGCCACGTATACCGGCGCCGCCAATGCTTCCGGACTCTTCAGCGGTGGAGCGGCCTCGGGGCTGGACTTCGATAAGGGGGTGCTCTTGACCAGCGGCGATGCCGTAGGCGCCGTCGGGCCTAACAATGCTACCAACTATTCAGGGGACAATGGTCTGCCCGGATATGGTCCGCTGTCAGATCTGTCCGGTTACACTACCTATGACGCTACTATCCTGTCTTTTAAATTTGAAACCGTCTCTGGCGACCTGTATTTCAGGTATGTCTTTGCCTCGGAAGAATACAACGAGTGGGTAGGCTCTCAATATAATGATGTCTTCGCTTTTTTTGTGGACGGGGTGAACGTTGCCCTGGTCCCGGGGACGAACGATCCGGTAACCATCAATACCATCAACAACGGTGCCAACTCCGGCTATTACATCGATAATGAATCGGGAACCTATAATATCCAGTACGATGGCTTTACCACGAACCTGGTAGCCAAGGCCCTGGGCCTTGGCACCGGGCAGCACGAAATCGTCTTGGCCATAGCCGATGCCAGCGACTCTGATTTAGATAGTGGCGTGTTCATTCAGGGCTCCGGTTTCTCACCTGAGCCGCCGCAGCCGATCCCGGCTCCGGCGACGCTGCTGCTCTTGGGTACCGGCCTGTGCCTCATGGGCCTCAGGAGAAGGTTACATTAG
- a CDS encoding formate--tetrahydrofolate ligase, producing MAKYDPVKQKDWQIAEIAEAEMIPFDEMCDKLEIPKEERIPYGQKIGRVDYMKCLERLKSKPDGKYIEVTAITPTPLGEGKSTTSMGLIEGLGKRGVNVGGCIRQPSGGPTMNVKGTAAGGGISLLIPMTEFSLGLTGDINNIMNAHNLAMVAATSRLQHEFNYSNEQLAKRNLKRLDINPKNFEMGWIMDYCAQALRNITIGRGGKMDGFLMDSKFGIAVSSEVMAILSVFTSLADLKERLNNVVVCYDRAGNPITTRDLEVGNAMTAWMLPSINPTLMQTVEKQPCFVHAGPFANIAVGQSSIVADQIGLKLFDYHITESGFGADIGFEKFWNVKCRFSGLIPNVSVLTATVRGLKHHGVKAGALPCPPGKPVPKEYFEASKETLKWLEEGVENAVHHVRTIKKAGINPVVCINSFHFDSDEEHAVIRRACEAEGARVAVSRHWQYGGEGALEFADAVIDACKDTPKFKFLYPNELPLRQRVELIAKEVYGADGVDFAPEAVAKAKRFEADPKYNDYATMMVKTHLSLTHDPTVKGTPKGWRLPVRDFLIYGGAKFICPVCGAISLMPGTGSDPAYRRVDVDVKTGKVTGLF from the coding sequence ATGGCGAAGTACGATCCGGTAAAACAGAAGGACTGGCAGATTGCCGAGATCGCCGAAGCGGAGATGATTCCCTTTGACGAGATGTGCGATAAGCTGGAAATTCCCAAAGAAGAGCGCATTCCCTATGGTCAGAAGATCGGCCGCGTCGACTACATGAAGTGCCTGGAGCGTTTGAAAAGCAAACCTGATGGCAAATACATCGAAGTTACCGCCATTACCCCCACTCCTCTGGGGGAAGGCAAATCCACCACCTCCATGGGTCTCATCGAAGGTCTGGGCAAACGTGGCGTCAATGTCGGCGGCTGCATTCGTCAACCTTCCGGCGGCCCCACTATGAACGTCAAGGGCACTGCGGCCGGCGGCGGCATCTCGCTCCTGATTCCCATGACCGAGTTCTCTCTGGGCCTCACCGGCGACATCAACAACATCATGAACGCCCACAACCTGGCCATGGTTGCCGCCACCTCCCGGTTGCAGCACGAATTTAACTATAGCAATGAACAGTTGGCCAAGCGGAACCTGAAGCGTCTGGACATCAATCCGAAAAACTTCGAAATGGGCTGGATTATGGACTATTGCGCCCAGGCTCTGCGCAATATCACCATCGGCCGGGGCGGCAAGATGGATGGCTTCCTGATGGATTCCAAGTTCGGTATCGCCGTTTCCTCGGAAGTCATGGCCATTCTGTCGGTGTTCACCTCTCTGGCGGACCTCAAAGAACGGCTGAACAACGTCGTGGTCTGCTATGACCGGGCTGGCAACCCCATCACCACCCGGGACCTGGAAGTGGGCAATGCCATGACCGCCTGGATGCTGCCTTCCATCAACCCGACCCTGATGCAGACCGTAGAAAAACAGCCCTGCTTCGTACACGCCGGTCCCTTCGCCAACATCGCCGTCGGCCAGTCCTCTATCGTCGCCGACCAGATCGGTCTGAAGCTGTTTGATTACCATATCACCGAGTCCGGTTTCGGTGCTGACATCGGCTTTGAGAAGTTCTGGAACGTCAAGTGCCGGTTCAGCGGTCTTATCCCCAACGTCTCGGTTCTTACCGCCACCGTCCGGGGTCTGAAGCACCACGGTGTCAAAGCTGGCGCCCTGCCGTGCCCGCCGGGTAAACCCGTTCCCAAAGAGTACTTCGAAGCCTCGAAAGAGACCTTGAAGTGGTTGGAAGAGGGTGTGGAAAATGCCGTGCACCACGTCCGCACCATCAAAAAAGCCGGTATTAACCCGGTGGTGTGCATCAACTCCTTCCATTTCGACTCCGACGAGGAACACGCCGTAATTCGTCGGGCCTGCGAGGCCGAAGGCGCTCGGGTGGCCGTGTCCCGGCATTGGCAGTATGGCGGCGAAGGCGCTCTCGAATTTGCCGATGCAGTCATCGATGCCTGCAAAGACACCCCGAAATTCAAGTTCTTGTATCCCAATGAACTGCCGCTGCGGCAGCGCGTTGAACTGATCGCCAAGGAAGTGTACGGCGCTGATGGCGTGGATTTCGCCCCCGAAGCCGTAGCCAAGGCCAAACGCTTTGAGGCCGATCCCAAGTATAACGATTACGCCACCATGATGGTGAAGACCCACCTGTCTCTCACGCATGATCCTACCGTCAAAGGCACCCCCAAGGGTTGGCGGCTGCCCGTCCGTGACTTCCTCATTTACGGCGGCGCCAAGTTCATCTGCCCGGTCTGCGGTGCAATTTCTCTGATGCCCGGCACCGGTTCCGACCCGGCCTACCGCCGCGTCGACGTCGACGTCAAAACCGGTAAGGTTACCGGCCTGTTCTAA
- a CDS encoding 4Fe-4S dicluster domain-containing protein, with translation MEQFEGPFLLVDPQRCMGCHTCELACAAAHTRAGSIIGAVLARERLHRRNRVVQVDGVKLPVQCRQCQDAPCVRVCPTGATYRTETYTAVDQARCIGCRLCMMVCPFGAIHVATTTVAGQERRAAFKCDLCVNRLGGPACVAACPTQALSLRYPQQEADRASQAAARQFLRSLASQPQLGS, from the coding sequence ATGGAGCAATTTGAAGGTCCGTTTCTGTTGGTCGATCCCCAGCGCTGTATGGGTTGCCATACCTGCGAGCTGGCCTGTGCCGCAGCGCATACCCGGGCCGGTAGCATTATCGGGGCAGTCCTGGCTCGGGAACGGCTTCACCGCCGCAATCGGGTGGTTCAGGTCGATGGGGTGAAGCTGCCGGTGCAATGCCGCCAATGTCAGGATGCTCCCTGTGTGCGGGTCTGTCCCACCGGCGCCACCTATCGGACCGAAACATATACTGCGGTCGACCAGGCCCGCTGTATTGGTTGTCGCCTATGCATGATGGTCTGTCCCTTCGGGGCTATCCATGTTGCCACCACTACAGTCGCCGGGCAGGAGAGAAGGGCTGCCTTCAAGTGCGATCTCTGCGTCAATCGTCTGGGTGGCCCGGCCTGTGTGGCGGCCTGTCCCACCCAAGCCCTTAGCCTGCGCTATCCCCAACAGGAAGCTGATCGGGCCAGCCAGGCCGCAGCCAGGCAATTTCTAAGGTCTCTCGCGAGTCAGCCGCAACTGGGCAGCTAA